The DNA sequence CGGCGACCAGGCGCTGCGGTTTGACCGGGAAGGAGGGATCGTCGGCCAGCTCCCGCAGGTGGATGTCGAGGCTCTCCTTGACCTGCCGAAAGGCGGACTGGTCCTTTTCCAGCCGGCCGACCTCGATGGTCATGCGGCTCATGCTGTCGGCGATGTCGCCGACCACGCTCAATTGCGGGAAATAGACATTGTCCACCGACGCGCTGCTGAAGTTGACGTGGATCACCTGCTTGCCGCCGTGTTCCATGAAGAAGGGCGGCTTCTCGACCACGTCGTGGCCGACATTGATCACCAGGTCGGCCCGTTCGATGGCGCAGTGGATATAGTCATTGTCGGACAGGGCGGCGGTGCCGAGGCACTGCGGGCTGTTCTCATCCACCACCCCCTTGCCCATCTGGGTGTTGAAGAAATAGATGCCGGTCTCCTCGACAAAACGGCGCAGGGCGCTGCGCACCCGGTTGCGGTTGGCGCCGGCGCCGATCAGCAGCAGCGGGTATTCGGCGGCGCGGATCATGTCGGCGGCCTGGACCACCAGCCGCTCGGCGGCACAGGGCCGGCGGTTGCGGGAAATCTGGAAGACCGGCGTTGTGGTCTTGTCGACCGGTTCGCGGGCGATATCCTCCGGCAGTTCCAGGTGAACCGCGCCGGGGCGTTCTTCCTGGGAGAGGCGGAAGGCTTCGCGCACGGTACTCGGGATCAGGGTGACGTTGACGATCTGGCGCGTGTACTTGGTCAGCGGGCGCATCATCTCCACCACGTCGACAATCTGGAACTGCCCCTGCTTGCTGGCCTTGATAGGTTTCTGTCCGGTGATCATCACCATCGGAAAAGCGCCCAGCTGCGCGTAGGCGGCGCCGGTGACCAGGTTGGTGGCACCGGGGCCGAGGGTCGCCAGGCAGACCCCGGGCTTGCCGGTCAGGCGGCCGTAGGTGGCCGCCATGAAAGCCGCACCCTGTTCGTGGCGGGTGAGGATCAGTTCGATGTGCGATTGGCGCAGGGCTTCGAGAAAGTCGAGATTCTCCTCGCCGGGAACCCCGTAGATAACCTCCACGCCCTCATTTTCCAGGGCCTTGACCAGTAGATCGGATGCGTTCATCGGTAGTGTCCTGTGTGCGGGATCGGGTTCAAAAAAGGGGCGGCGATGCATGGTTAAGAGCTGCCGTGACCAGGTGTCGGAGGTCACTGGAGCGCAAGCCTGCCAGGGTTCAGTTTAGCAGCTCTGGAACAGTTTGAAAGGGACGACAGGCTGTTTCCGTGCGCCCGCAAGTGGCCAATAAGGCGACGGCGCGGGCCGGGTTGTGCGGGCGCCCGGGAAAAAGTTGAAATTCTGCTTTGTCTGGAGTTCGTTTTGGGTTATGTATGCCCCTGCGGGAGGGGATGATACGTGACTATTTTTTTATCAGCCTGAGTCAGCGTGGAGTGTCTGGTTCAGGGCAAAGGAGCGACAGGACAGATGAGTACGGATTTTCTCCTGATCGGTGTAGGTATTCTCATTGTCATCGCGGCGATCGACCTGATGGTCGGGGTCAGCAACGACGCGGTCAATTTTCTCAACTCCCCGATCGGCTCACGGGTTGCGCCGCGGATGACCATCATCTTCGTGGCCAGCCTCGGCATCCTTGCCGGCGTGACCTTTTCCAGCGGCATGATGGAGGTTGCCCGCAAGGGCATCTTCCATCCCGAATTTTTTACCATGCCGGAGCTGCTGACCGTTTTTCTCGCCGTCATGATCAGTGATGTCATTCTGCTGGACCTGTTCAACACCTACGGTCTGCCGACCTCGACCACGGTGTCGGTGGTGTTCGAATTGCTCGGCGCCGCGGTGGCGGTCTCGGTGTGGAAGATTTTCGAAGCCGGCGACAGTCTCGCCAGCCTCGGCCAGTACATCAACTCGGCCAAGGCGATCGCCATTATTCTCGGCATCCTGCTGTCGGTGGTGGTTTCGTTTGTCTGCGGCACCATTGTCCAGTTTCTCACCCGACTGCTGTTCACCTTCGACTATCAGCGCCGGATCAAGCGTTACGGCGCGCTCTGGGGCGGTGTGGCGCTGACGTCGATCACCTATTTCATCCTTGTCAAGGGCGCCAAGGGCGCCTCGTTCATGACCAGCGACAATGTCGCCTGGATCAAGTCCCACACCCTGCTGATCATGTTCGGCATGTTTGTCGCTTCCGCCATCCTGCTGCAGTTGCTGCAGACGTTCAAGGTCAACATCTTCAAACCGATCATCCTGATCGGCACCTTTGCCCTGGCGATGGCCTTCGCCGCCAACGACCTGGTCAACTTCATCGGCGTGCCGATGGCCGGTCTGCACGCCTACAAGGCGGCCATGGCGTCCGCCGACCCGCTGCATGTCACCATGGGCGCGCTGGCGCATAAAATCCCCTCCGAAACCCTCTACCTGCTGATCGCCGGCGCGATCATGGTCGGCACCATCTACCTGTCGCGCAAGGCCCGCAGTGTCACCGAGACCACCATTCAGCTCAGTCAGCAGGACGAGGGGATCGAACGCTTTGAGTCGATCGGCCTGTCGCGCGCCATCGTGCGGCTGGTGCTGCACCTGTTCGACAGTGTTCGGGTCATCATCCCTGCCCGGCTGCGGCACTGGGTGGCCAACCGTTTCGATGCCGAGCAGGCGCCGCCGGTCGAGCTGCACGGCGGCCGACCGTCCTTCGACCTGATCCGCGCCTCGGTCAACCTGATGGTCGCCAGCGTGGTGATCTCCTATGCCACCGCCAACAAGCTGCCGTTGTCGACCACCTACGTCACCTTCATGGTCGCCATGGGAACCTCCTTCGCCGACCGCGCCTGGGGACGTGAGAGCGCCGTCTACCGTATCACCGGGGTGCTGACCGTGGTCGGCGGCTGGTTCATGACCGCCGTCATCGCCTTCACCTTCGCCTCCATTTTCGCCACCGTCATCTTCTTTGCCAAGGGGGCCGGCGTGCTGATGCTGGTGGTCCTGGCGGCGCTGATGATTTTCAATGCCCATCGCAAGCACCGGGCGATGACCGAAGAGGCGAAGAAGGAACATATCTTCAACCTCGAGTCGGTCGAGGATGCGTCCTCGGCTTTGGAGACGACCTTCGGGCACATGAGTTTTCTGCTGCGGGAGATCAGCGACTCCCTCGATGCCTGTCTGGCGGCTCTGTTTCGGGGGGATTTCGATACCATCGGTGTGCAGCGCAAGAAACTGAACCGTTTCCAGCAGTGGTCGGGCATTATCAGCGCCAACATTTTCAAGGCGATGCGGCTGCTCGATCAGAAGGGTATGGCCATCAGCCACAAGTATGCCCAGACCGTCCGCCGGTTGCAGAAGCTGACCGACGGTCACCGGGACATCGTCCTGCGGGCCTATACCCACGTCGGCAACCACCACAAGGGGCTGCTGCCGGAACAGGTCGAGGAACTGGAGCGGGTCCGCGCTCAGCTGCGGGATATCCTCCAGGAAGTGGCCGAACTGATCAGTCGCGGTCGGATTGCCGACCTCGCGCAGCTGACGGCGAAGGACCAGGCGCTGCGGTCGCTGGCCGCCGAGCTGAATGAAAAACAGGTCGGGCGGATCAAGGACAACAGTTCCAAGACCCGGCTCAGCATTCTCT is a window from the Geothermobacter hydrogeniphilus genome containing:
- a CDS encoding acetolactate synthase large subunit — its product is MNASDLLVKALENEGVEVIYGVPGEENLDFLEALRQSHIELILTRHEQGAAFMAATYGRLTGKPGVCLATLGPGATNLVTGAAYAQLGAFPMVMITGQKPIKASKQGQFQIVDVVEMMRPLTKYTRQIVNVTLIPSTVREAFRLSQEERPGAVHLELPEDIAREPVDKTTTPVFQISRNRRPCAAERLVVQAADMIRAAEYPLLLIGAGANRNRVRSALRRFVEETGIYFFNTQMGKGVVDENSPQCLGTAALSDNDYIHCAIERADLVINVGHDVVEKPPFFMEHGGKQVIHVNFSSASVDNVYFPQLSVVGDIADSMSRMTIEVGRLEKDQSAFRQVKESLDIHLRELADDPSFPVKPQRLVADVRRVMPHNGVIALDNGVYKIWFARNYPALEPNTVLLDNALASMGAGLPSAMEVARLYPDRRVMAICGDGGLMMNSQELETARRLGLNLVVLVLNDGSYGMIRWKQYAMGFEDFGLQFGNPDFVLHARSYGIGGHRVEKAEDFAPLLEQCFTAGGVHLIDLPVDYSENNRVLIDELRHKVCRI
- a CDS encoding inorganic phosphate transporter, translated to MSTDFLLIGVGILIVIAAIDLMVGVSNDAVNFLNSPIGSRVAPRMTIIFVASLGILAGVTFSSGMMEVARKGIFHPEFFTMPELLTVFLAVMISDVILLDLFNTYGLPTSTTVSVVFELLGAAVAVSVWKIFEAGDSLASLGQYINSAKAIAIILGILLSVVVSFVCGTIVQFLTRLLFTFDYQRRIKRYGALWGGVALTSITYFILVKGAKGASFMTSDNVAWIKSHTLLIMFGMFVASAILLQLLQTFKVNIFKPIILIGTFALAMAFAANDLVNFIGVPMAGLHAYKAAMASADPLHVTMGALAHKIPSETLYLLIAGAIMVGTIYLSRKARSVTETTIQLSQQDEGIERFESIGLSRAIVRLVLHLFDSVRVIIPARLRHWVANRFDAEQAPPVELHGGRPSFDLIRASVNLMVASVVISYATANKLPLSTTYVTFMVAMGTSFADRAWGRESAVYRITGVLTVVGGWFMTAVIAFTFASIFATVIFFAKGAGVLMLVVLAALMIFNAHRKHRAMTEEAKKEHIFNLESVEDASSALETTFGHMSFLLREISDSLDACLAALFRGDFDTIGVQRKKLNRFQQWSGIISANIFKAMRLLDQKGMAISHKYAQTVRRLQKLTDGHRDIVLRAYTHVGNHHKGLLPEQVEELERVRAQLRDILQEVAELISRGRIADLAQLTAKDQALRSLAAELNEKQVGRIKDNSSKTRLSILYYGIIGNAMMISKQNLELLEIFNQSFSEVEKGDSPA